The DNA region ATGATCGAGATCGGTCGTCCGTCGCGGCTCAAGGGTGCCGGCTTCTACGAGTACGCCGACGGCAAGCGGGTCGGCCTGTGGCCCGGGCTGCGGGAGACGTTCAACTCGGGCAGCAGCGATATCCCCTTGCAGGACATGATCGACCGGATGCTGTTCGCCGAGGCCCTGGAAACCCAGAAGTGCCTCGACGAGGGCGTGTTGACCTCCACCGCGGACGCCAACATCGGCTCGATCATGGGCATCGGATTCCCGCCCTACACCGGTGGCTCGGCGCAGTTCATCGTCGGCTACCAGGGTGAGCTCGGGGTCGGCAAGGAGGCCTTCGTCGCCCGCGCCAAGCAGTTGGCCGAGCGCTACGGCGAGCGGTTCAACCCGCCGGCGTCGCTGACCAAGTAACACCACCTCGCAAGATGCCCTCGACCTCAGGTCGGGGGCATCTTCGCTTGGGTCGGTTAGAAACCGCCGAGGTCGGCCGAAAGCCAGTGCTGCGGACGCATATAGATCACCACGGACTCGCCGTGCTCGCGGCGCGCCATCTCGAGGTAGGGCTCCACGGCCGCCGGCGGGAGATAACGCTTGGTGACCTCGACCAGGAGGTCGTCGGTGCCGGGCTCGATCCGGCTGACGGCACCGTTGACACTGACGTAGCGCACCGTCGGTTCGACCCGGTCCACCATCAGCGTGAAGCGGCCGGTCGCCTCGATGAGCCGGTGTTTTCGGGATCCGGCGCCGGTCAGCACCCACGGCTCGTCGCCGGGGCGGTACTGGTACCAGACCGGAACCGTCAGGGGTCCGCGTTGATCGCCGGCGGTCACCGACAGCGCGGCGACATGCGGCTCCGACAGAAACTGTTCGCGTTCTTCTTTGGTGAGAGCCATGGCCCCAGGGTAAGTCGGGCCGGTGTCGCTGTTCCCGTGAATGGCCGGGCGGGGTACGGTCGGCTCCATGCGCTTCGGATTGTTCATCCCGCAGGGCTGGCGACTCGACCTGGTGGATATCGACCCCGCAGAGCATTGGTCGGTGATGCGCGGACTTGCGCAGTACGCCGACGACAGCCCGGCGTGGGACTCCCTCTGGGTGTACGACCACTTCCACACCGTGCCGACGCCC from Mycolicibacterium sp. MU0053 includes:
- a CDS encoding pyridoxamine 5'-phosphate oxidase family protein, giving the protein MALTKEEREQFLSEPHVAALSVTAGDQRGPLTVPVWYQYRPGDEPWVLTGAGSRKHRLIEATGRFTLMVDRVEPTVRYVSVNGAVSRIEPGTDDLLVEVTKRYLPPAAVEPYLEMARREHGESVVIYMRPQHWLSADLGGF